A DNA window from Brenneria izadpanahii contains the following coding sequences:
- the ptsH gene encoding phosphocarrier protein Hpr, with protein sequence MFQQEVTITAPNGLHTRPAAQFVKEAKGFTSEITVTSNGKSASAKSLFKLQTLGLTQGTVVTIAAEGEDEQKAVEHLVKLMAELE encoded by the coding sequence ATGTTCCAGCAAGAAGTGACTATTACCGCACCGAATGGCCTGCACACGCGTCCTGCTGCTCAGTTTGTCAAAGAAGCCAAAGGCTTTACTTCAGAAATCACCGTAACATCCAACGGAAAAAGCGCCAGTGCCAAAAGCCTATTTAAGTTACAGACACTCGGCTTAACTCAGGGTACTGTAGTTACCATCGCTGCAGAGGGCGAAGACGAACAAAAAGCTGTGGAACATCTGGTTAAACTAATGGCTGAGCTTGAGTAA
- the ptsI gene encoding phosphoenolpyruvate-protein phosphotransferase PtsI translates to MISGILVSPGIAFGKALLLKEDEIVINRKKISADQVEQEVERFLTGRAKAAKQLEAIKIKAGETLGAEKEAIFEGHIMLLEDEEFEQEIIALIKEEHASADAAAFSVIENQAKALEELDDEYLKERAADMRDIGKRLLKNILGMTIIDLGDIEDEVILVASDLTPSETAQLNLNKVLGFITDLGGRTSHTSIMARSLELPAIVGTTDATKQVKNGDFLILDAVNNKIYQNPSSEVIEELKAVQQQYNTEKHELAKLKDLPAVTLDGHQVEVCANIGTVRDVAGAERNGAEGVGLYRTEFLFMDRDALPTEEEQFQAYKAVAEAVGAQAVIVRTMDIGGDKDLPYMNLPKEENPFLGWRAIRICLDRKEILHAQLRAILRASVFGKLRIMFPMIISVEEVQALKAELEMLKGQLREEGKAFDESIEVGVMVETPAAATIAHHLAKEVDFFSIGTNDLTQYTLAVDRGNELISHLYNPMSPAVLTLIKQVIDASHAEGKWTGMCGELAGDERATLLLLGMGLDEFSMSAISIPRIKKIIRNANYEDAKALAEQALSQPTAQELSNLVSRFIKEKTLC, encoded by the coding sequence ATGATTTCAGGCATATTAGTATCACCGGGTATCGCTTTCGGTAAGGCGCTCTTACTGAAAGAAGATGAAATAGTCATCAACCGGAAAAAAATCTCTGCGGACCAAGTAGAGCAAGAAGTTGAACGTTTTCTGACTGGCAGGGCCAAGGCCGCTAAACAGCTGGAAGCCATCAAGATCAAAGCGGGCGAAACGCTGGGCGCAGAGAAGGAAGCCATCTTCGAAGGCCACATCATGTTGCTGGAAGATGAAGAGTTCGAGCAGGAAATCATAGCCCTGATTAAAGAAGAGCATGCTTCTGCCGACGCAGCCGCGTTTTCCGTGATTGAAAACCAGGCGAAAGCGCTCGAAGAACTGGACGATGAATATCTGAAAGAACGTGCGGCGGACATGCGTGACATCGGCAAACGTCTGCTGAAAAACATTCTGGGCATGACGATTATCGATCTGGGCGATATCGAAGACGAAGTCATCCTGGTCGCTTCCGACCTGACGCCTTCTGAAACCGCGCAGCTTAATCTGAATAAAGTCCTGGGCTTCATCACCGACCTGGGCGGCCGTACGTCCCACACCTCCATCATGGCCCGCTCGCTGGAATTACCCGCGATTGTCGGCACCACCGATGCGACCAAACAAGTTAAAAACGGCGACTTCCTGATCCTGGATGCGGTCAACAACAAAATCTATCAGAATCCGTCATCTGAAGTTATCGAAGAATTAAAAGCCGTTCAGCAACAATACAACACAGAAAAGCATGAACTCGCCAAACTGAAAGATCTGCCTGCCGTCACGCTGGACGGTCATCAGGTGGAAGTTTGCGCCAATATCGGCACCGTGCGCGATGTCGCCGGCGCTGAACGCAACGGCGCGGAAGGCGTAGGCTTGTATCGTACCGAATTCCTGTTTATGGATCGCGACGCCTTGCCGACCGAAGAAGAGCAGTTCCAGGCTTATAAAGCCGTCGCCGAAGCCGTCGGCGCTCAGGCCGTGATCGTCCGCACCATGGACATCGGCGGCGACAAAGATCTGCCGTATATGAACCTGCCGAAGGAAGAGAACCCATTCCTTGGCTGGCGCGCCATTCGTATCTGTCTGGACCGCAAAGAAATTCTGCATGCCCAGTTGCGCGCCATCCTGCGGGCTTCCGTATTCGGCAAGCTGCGCATCATGTTCCCGATGATCATCTCGGTTGAAGAAGTGCAAGCGCTTAAAGCGGAACTGGAGATGCTGAAAGGGCAGTTGCGGGAAGAAGGCAAAGCGTTCGACGAATCCATTGAAGTGGGCGTAATGGTTGAAACGCCGGCGGCGGCGACCATTGCCCATCATTTAGCTAAGGAAGTTGACTTCTTTAGTATTGGGACAAACGACTTAACCCAGTATACTCTGGCAGTTGATCGGGGTAATGAGCTGATTTCCCATCTCTACAACCCGATGTCTCCAGCAGTATTGACCCTGATTAAGCAGGTGATTGACGCATCCCATGCCGAAGGTAAGTGGACAGGAATGTGTGGTGAGCTCGCTGGTGACGAACGTGCTACACTACTGTTATTGGGAATGGGTCTGGACGAATTCAGCATGAGTGCAATCTCTATCCCACGCATCAAGAAAATTATCCGTAATGCGAATTACGAAGATGCGAAGGCGCTGGCGGAGCAGGCATTGTCCCAACCGACTGCGCAAGAGTTGAGCAACTTAGTGAGCCGTTTCATTAAAGAAAAAACGCTCTGCTGA
- the crr gene encoding PTS glucose transporter subunit IIA — translation MGLFDKLKSLVSDDKKDTGSIEIIAPLSGEIVNIEDVPDVVFAEKIVGDGIAIKPAGNKIVAPVDGTIGKIFETNHAFSIESDSGIELFVHFGIDTVELKGEGFKRIAEEGQRVKKGDVIIEFDLPLLEEKAKSTLTPVVISNMDEIKELVKLSGTVVVGETPVIRIKK, via the coding sequence ATGGGTTTGTTCGATAAATTAAAATCTCTGGTTTCTGATGATAAGAAAGATACTGGAAGCATCGAAATCATTGCGCCGCTGTCTGGCGAGATCGTCAATATTGAAGATGTTCCTGACGTCGTATTTGCTGAGAAGATCGTGGGCGACGGTATCGCCATTAAGCCTGCGGGTAACAAAATCGTCGCTCCGGTAGACGGGACTATCGGCAAAATTTTTGAAACTAACCATGCTTTTTCTATCGAGTCTGATAGCGGTATTGAATTATTCGTTCACTTCGGTATCGATACCGTTGAACTGAAGGGCGAAGGTTTCAAACGTATTGCCGAAGAAGGTCAGCGCGTGAAGAAAGGCGATGTCATCATTGAGTTCGATCTGCCTTTGTTGGAAGAAAAAGCCAAATCGACTTTAACCCCGGTGGTTATCTCCAATATGGATGAAATCAAGGAATTGGTTAAACTGAGCGGCACCGTGGTTGTGGGTGAAACGCCGGTTATCCGTATTAAGAAATAA
- a CDS encoding ATP-binding protein, whose product MMIRGRLFWKILLGFWLTFIIISQLLWLAFSLYGEPHRSMEETAVTRIVDMQSNIALAALRHGGQAEWNAVAAQWPEKERGYIAVTASSQPLSAQEIGSGSAQDAQPAPGLGRSLRPNSEFDAFALANAVRQVQGPQGEWYQVRFDTNQLRDEFRPRTRPREILNIPTPLFLIGGFCGLLFSWLLAWNLARPLDQMRAGFGRVAQGDLTVRLLPLMRKRHDEISEVARDFDSMVERLDILVSTREQLLHDVSHELRSPLARLQLAIGLVHQNAENTENSLQRIEREAARMDKMIGELLALSRTQNSGIDEEYFDLLGLVKAVVNDARYEAQVPGVDILFEADESLDHTVKGNAELMRRAIDNIVRNALRFSSRAQKVYVSLKGDEREWTIRVADQGPGVEKSKLSSIFDPFVRIESPVSGKGYGLGLAIARKVVLAHGGHIEAENGEQGGLVICLCIPRLRFAS is encoded by the coding sequence ATGATGATACGCGGACGGCTTTTTTGGAAAATATTACTGGGATTCTGGCTGACGTTTATCATCATCTCGCAGCTGTTATGGCTGGCGTTCTCTTTGTATGGCGAACCGCATAGATCAATGGAGGAGACGGCGGTTACGCGTATCGTCGACATGCAGTCAAACATCGCGTTGGCCGCGTTGCGGCACGGGGGACAGGCCGAGTGGAATGCCGTGGCGGCTCAATGGCCGGAAAAGGAGCGGGGTTATATCGCGGTAACCGCATCATCGCAACCGCTATCCGCGCAGGAAATCGGGAGCGGATCGGCGCAGGACGCTCAGCCGGCGCCGGGACTCGGGCGTTCGCTCAGGCCCAATTCCGAATTTGACGCGTTTGCCTTGGCCAATGCGGTAAGGCAGGTGCAGGGGCCGCAAGGCGAGTGGTATCAGGTTCGCTTCGATACCAATCAGCTACGTGACGAGTTTCGTCCTCGTACCCGGCCGCGGGAAATTCTCAACATACCCACCCCCTTGTTCTTGATCGGCGGTTTTTGCGGGCTGCTTTTCAGTTGGCTATTGGCGTGGAACCTGGCCCGGCCGCTCGATCAGATGCGCGCCGGCTTTGGACGGGTGGCCCAGGGCGATCTCACCGTGCGTTTGCTGCCGCTGATGCGTAAGCGGCATGACGAGATCAGCGAGGTCGCTCGTGACTTTGATTCGATGGTCGAAAGGCTGGATATACTCGTCAGCACCCGAGAGCAACTGCTGCACGACGTTTCTCACGAGCTGAGATCTCCTCTGGCGCGATTACAGCTGGCGATAGGGTTGGTTCATCAGAATGCCGAAAATACGGAAAACTCGCTGCAGAGAATCGAGCGTGAGGCCGCCCGTATGGACAAGATGATCGGCGAGTTGCTGGCATTGTCGCGTACCCAAAACTCCGGTATTGACGAAGAGTATTTTGATTTGCTGGGATTGGTCAAAGCCGTGGTCAATGATGCGCGCTATGAGGCTCAGGTTCCCGGCGTCGACATCCTCTTTGAGGCGGATGAAAGCCTGGATCACACGGTTAAAGGGAATGCGGAGCTGATGCGCCGGGCGATCGACAATATCGTGCGCAATGCGCTGCGTTTTTCTTCGCGGGCGCAGAAGGTTTATGTTTCGCTGAAAGGCGACGAGCGTGAATGGACGATACGCGTAGCCGATCAGGGGCCGGGCGTGGAGAAAAGCAAGCTGTCCAGTATTTTTGATCCCTTTGTTCGTATCGAGTCGCCGGTTTCCGGCAAAGGATATGGGCTGGGGTTGGCTATCGCCCGTAAAGTGGTGCTGGCTCATGGCGGACACATCGAAGCCGAGAACGGCGAGCAGGGCGGGCTGGTTATCTGCCTGTGCATTCCTCGTTTGCGGTTCGCGTCTTAA
- a CDS encoding response regulator transcription factor, with the protein MKILLVDDDVELGNMLCEYLNAEGFATSRVLTGKEGIEGAMSGEYTAIILDIMLPDMSGIDVLRQIRKNQQLPVIMLTAKGDNIDRVIGLEMGADDYMPKPCYPRELVARLRAVLRRYDDQPSKKQDDSVASYGDLVLNPATRSSEWRGQAFDLTASEFNLLELLLRAPERVVSKDELSEKCLGRRREAYDRSVDVHISNIRQKLGALDGNTMTIETVRSVGYRIR; encoded by the coding sequence ATGAAAATTTTACTGGTCGATGATGACGTAGAATTGGGGAATATGCTTTGCGAATACCTGAATGCCGAGGGATTTGCTACATCAAGGGTATTGACCGGCAAAGAAGGGATTGAGGGGGCGATGTCGGGAGAATACACCGCCATTATTCTGGATATCATGCTACCCGATATGAGCGGTATCGATGTGTTGCGCCAGATAAGAAAGAACCAACAGTTGCCGGTGATTATGCTGACGGCGAAAGGCGACAATATCGATCGCGTTATCGGGCTGGAAATGGGCGCCGATGACTACATGCCGAAGCCTTGTTATCCGCGTGAACTGGTTGCGCGGCTTAGGGCGGTTCTGCGGCGCTATGACGATCAGCCCAGTAAGAAACAGGATGATAGCGTAGCCTCATATGGCGATCTGGTGCTTAATCCGGCGACGCGCAGCAGCGAATGGCGGGGACAGGCTTTTGATCTTACCGCCTCCGAGTTTAATTTACTGGAGTTGCTGTTGCGGGCTCCTGAACGGGTGGTCTCAAAAGATGAACTGTCGGAAAAGTGCCTGGGACGGCGGCGTGAGGCCTACGATCGCAGCGTCGATGTGCACATCAGCAATATCCGCCAGAAACTCGGCGCGCTGGATGGCAATACGATGACCATTGAAACCGTGCGCAGCGTGGGATACCGGATTCGTTAA
- a CDS encoding LysR family transcriptional regulator, with the protein MITFKQIDALYWIVTSGSFEAAASKLNMSQSAISKRIHELEESFNIEIFDRRSRSAQLTEKGRELLDYCTDIIHRRDQLLERISDKQVLVSRLRLGVTELTAMTWLPSLIESIRMVYPRVQIEPSIELSSVLYENITNDLLDLIIVPDIFNDVRLISVPLKSVENAWMCSPKLIPHGTELNLLDIPDYSFLLQGAQSGTGLIYERYFSSRGITFNKNIISNNLLAQIGLAISGIGITYLPVKCLKFLVDQQKLGVIKLKPAPPLVRYAVMYRTDRTFGVVPAIAEKAAELCDFNKLQLSNDD; encoded by the coding sequence ATGATCACCTTCAAGCAAATTGATGCGCTTTATTGGATCGTCACGTCAGGGAGTTTTGAAGCGGCCGCCAGTAAGCTCAATATGTCGCAATCGGCCATTTCGAAACGGATCCATGAGCTTGAGGAATCCTTCAATATTGAAATTTTCGACAGAAGGAGCCGCAGCGCTCAACTGACGGAAAAGGGCCGGGAACTGCTGGATTACTGTACCGATATTATTCATCGGCGCGATCAACTGCTGGAGAGGATCAGTGATAAACAGGTACTGGTCAGCCGGTTGCGCCTGGGCGTGACTGAGTTGACGGCGATGACGTGGCTGCCGAGTCTGATCGAGTCGATTCGAATGGTGTATCCCAGAGTGCAGATTGAGCCGTCAATTGAGCTGAGTTCGGTTTTATATGAAAATATCACCAATGACTTGCTGGATTTAATTATCGTCCCTGATATTTTCAATGACGTCCGGTTGATCTCGGTGCCGTTAAAAAGCGTTGAAAATGCCTGGATGTGTTCGCCGAAGCTTATCCCCCACGGCACTGAACTGAATTTATTGGATATCCCCGACTATTCGTTTCTATTACAAGGCGCGCAGTCCGGCACCGGCCTGATTTATGAGCGCTACTTTTCGAGCCGGGGTATTACGTTCAACAAAAATATTATCAGCAACAATTTGCTGGCCCAGATTGGGCTGGCGATTTCAGGTATCGGCATCACCTACCTTCCCGTAAAGTGTCTGAAATTTCTGGTGGATCAACAAAAGCTTGGGGTAATAAAACTGAAGCCCGCGCCGCCGCTGGTACGTTATGCCGTTATGTACCGCACCGATCGGACCTTTGGCGTTGTTCCTGCTATCGCGGAAAAGGCCGCTGAGCTGTGTGATTTCAATAAGTTGCAGTTATCAAATGATGATTGA
- a CDS encoding RraA family protein has protein sequence MNLPGSEINPAPEPASQQVRDAFIHVVTPHISDSLSRSIGINGLTRYNQSGKLIGSALTVRSRGGDNLIVYQAMTMLKPGHVLVIDAEGNMNNAVIGELIKLESVRRGCVGFIVDGAIRDIASFADTPCYARGVTHRGPYKDGPGAINIPVSVGGQVVNPGDIVVGDENGVVCFAPRFADELLALAAEHAAKEEAIKQQIASGAEDQTWFTHILRQKGLLKSW, from the coding sequence ATGAACTTACCCGGAAGCGAGATTAATCCTGCGCCAGAGCCTGCCAGCCAGCAAGTACGCGACGCCTTTATTCATGTCGTCACCCCGCATATCAGCGACAGCCTGTCACGCAGCATCGGTATTAACGGCCTCACCCGTTATAACCAGTCTGGAAAACTCATCGGCAGCGCGCTCACCGTGAGATCCCGCGGCGGAGATAACCTCATCGTCTATCAGGCCATGACCATGCTCAAACCCGGCCACGTGCTGGTTATTGACGCCGAAGGCAATATGAATAATGCGGTAATCGGCGAACTGATCAAACTGGAGTCGGTAAGGCGCGGCTGCGTCGGATTCATCGTGGATGGCGCAATACGCGATATCGCCAGTTTTGCCGATACGCCTTGCTATGCCAGAGGGGTGACCCACCGCGGCCCTTACAAGGATGGTCCGGGCGCAATCAATATTCCGGTCAGCGTTGGCGGACAGGTGGTCAACCCAGGCGACATCGTGGTCGGCGATGAAAATGGCGTCGTCTGCTTTGCCCCCCGGTTTGCCGACGAACTGCTCGCGCTCGCCGCTGAACACGCAGCCAAAGAGGAAGCCATCAAACAGCAGATAGCCTCCGGCGCGGAAGACCAAACCTGGTTCACTCACATACTCAGACAAAAAGGATTACTTAAATCATGGTAA
- a CDS encoding aminotransferase class I/II-fold pyridoxal phosphate-dependent enzyme has product MVNKKQISGRLNRIKPSPSIAANDLVNKLRSEGKDIINFTIGEPDFDTPEHIIAAAIAAMGNGETHYTPANGTLALRKAVSEKLSRDNQLDYSPDEIVCGCGGKHIIFHAFASTLNEQDEVIIHAPYWVSYPDLALLNEAFPIVIKGRAEDNFKLTPQALENTLTANTKWLVLNYPNNPTGVIYTEAELLALAEVLRKYPNVLIMLDEIYEYFVYPGNKHLSMAKVAPDLKDRILIINGVSKGYAMTGWRLGYGAGPQWLIAAIGKLISQTTTCPSSISQAAAAAALSGDQTPVRRMLDIYQQRRDRISELLADVPGLRFTPPSGAFYLFPNVAGLLGKVTPAGGVINSDDDVVQYLLQEGGVATVGGRAYGLSPYIRISFASSLDIIEEGCNRIKNALAKLK; this is encoded by the coding sequence ATGGTAAATAAAAAACAGATATCCGGGCGTCTGAACCGCATCAAACCATCGCCCAGCATTGCCGCCAACGATCTGGTCAATAAACTGCGGTCGGAAGGCAAGGATATTATTAATTTCACCATTGGCGAACCGGACTTTGATACGCCGGAGCACATCATAGCCGCTGCGATTGCCGCGATGGGAAACGGCGAAACTCACTATACGCCGGCCAATGGAACCCTGGCGCTGAGAAAAGCGGTCAGCGAGAAATTAAGCCGGGATAATCAACTGGATTATTCCCCGGATGAGATTGTCTGCGGCTGCGGCGGAAAGCACATTATTTTTCATGCCTTTGCGTCGACGTTGAATGAACAGGATGAGGTGATCATTCATGCGCCATACTGGGTGTCCTATCCGGATCTGGCGCTCCTGAACGAAGCCTTCCCGATCGTTATTAAAGGCCGCGCAGAAGATAACTTTAAACTTACGCCGCAAGCGCTGGAAAACACGCTTACCGCCAACACCAAATGGCTGGTATTGAATTACCCGAATAACCCAACCGGCGTTATCTATACGGAAGCGGAACTTCTCGCGCTTGCCGAGGTATTAAGAAAATATCCCAACGTGCTTATCATGCTGGATGAAATCTATGAATATTTCGTCTATCCCGGTAATAAGCACCTCTCTATGGCTAAGGTCGCCCCGGATTTGAAAGATCGCATTCTGATCATCAACGGCGTCTCTAAAGGCTACGCCATGACCGGATGGCGCCTTGGCTACGGCGCCGGGCCGCAATGGCTGATCGCCGCGATCGGCAAATTGATCTCCCAGACCACAACCTGCCCCAGTTCCATCAGCCAGGCCGCCGCCGCCGCCGCGCTTTCCGGCGACCAGACGCCGGTGCGCCGCATGCTGGATATTTACCAGCAACGCCGCGACCGGATATCGGAGCTATTAGCCGATGTGCCGGGGCTACGCTTTACGCCGCCGTCCGGCGCATTTTATCTATTCCCGAACGTTGCCGGACTGTTGGGAAAGGTCACGCCGGCAGGCGGGGTAATTAACTCCGATGACGATGTAGTGCAGTATTTACTACAGGAAGGCGGCGTGGCTACCGTTGGCGGCCGGGCTTACGGCCTGTCTCCCTATATCAGGATTTCCTTTGCCAGCTCGCTGGATATTATTGAAGAAGGATGTAACCGCATTAAGAACGCGCTCGCCAAATTAAAGTAA
- a CDS encoding ABC transporter substrate-binding protein: MRKTLIVTLSAVVMSFLTGTSAHADQLSDIKNKGTLVCGTLGTAEPFSFPNPQTREIQGYDVDFCNAIAKSLGVKPELKLISVAARIPELQQGRVDLLIANLGWTPERAQQIVYSDSYYASLQKVASKVSQGFKTLDDLEGKRVSAPKGSTSEAAVKSRLPSAKVITFQDPPAAFLAMQQGKVEGFAVSEIMLMKFKKQVESTSPIAILEPALMTEAWGVGMKKGETALTDQVNSTLQSMEKSGEAQQIFDKWLGENTAYGLQRGFTIEPIKG; this comes from the coding sequence ATGCGTAAAACATTAATAGTCACATTGAGCGCGGTTGTGATGTCTTTTCTGACAGGAACATCGGCCCATGCCGATCAGCTTTCCGATATCAAAAATAAAGGAACGCTGGTATGCGGCACCTTAGGCACCGCCGAACCATTTAGCTTTCCCAATCCTCAAACCCGAGAAATCCAGGGATATGACGTAGATTTTTGTAACGCCATCGCTAAAAGCCTGGGGGTTAAACCAGAGCTCAAATTAATCTCCGTCGCCGCGCGCATTCCTGAATTACAGCAGGGCCGCGTTGACCTGCTGATCGCCAACCTCGGCTGGACGCCGGAACGCGCGCAACAAATCGTCTACAGCGATAGTTACTATGCCAGCTTGCAGAAGGTCGCGTCTAAAGTCAGCCAGGGATTCAAAACGCTGGACGATCTTGAAGGCAAACGCGTAAGCGCGCCAAAAGGCTCAACCTCCGAGGCCGCCGTGAAAAGCCGTTTACCCAGCGCCAAAGTCATCACCTTCCAGGATCCTCCCGCTGCGTTCCTCGCCATGCAGCAGGGTAAGGTAGAAGGCTTTGCCGTTTCTGAAATTATGCTGATGAAATTCAAAAAACAGGTCGAAAGCACTTCTCCTATCGCCATCCTCGAACCGGCGTTAATGACCGAAGCATGGGGCGTCGGCATGAAGAAAGGCGAAACCGCATTGACCGATCAGGTCAACAGTACCTTGCAATCCATGGAAAAATCGGGGGAAGCGCAACAGATTTTCGACAAATGGTTGGGTGAAAACACAGCCTATGGTCTACAGCGAGGCTTCACTATCGAACCGATAAAAGGCTGA
- a CDS encoding amino acid ABC transporter permease — MGTQLDFSVLTQGEYPHWILQGVITTVELTALAWVISLVVGTLLALIRMSNSRVGKMLVACYVEFHQNVPMLVQIFLWYFGIPTLFPEEVQAWTNTHNSEFLFAFIAVGLCMGAYISEDLRAGIRTIPRSQIEASRALGLGYVQAFRLVVFPQAVRVALPTLINHTVLLFKNTSLAMTVGVAELTYVAREIESQTFHTAEIYAVVTALYLLVSLLIMFTGSVLEQRYRIKAR; from the coding sequence ATGGGAACCCAATTAGATTTCTCAGTTTTGACACAAGGCGAGTATCCGCACTGGATACTCCAGGGCGTCATTACGACCGTTGAACTGACAGCATTGGCATGGGTAATTTCTCTGGTGGTGGGGACGTTGCTCGCCCTGATCCGCATGAGCAATAGTCGCGTGGGTAAAATGCTGGTGGCCTGCTATGTTGAGTTTCATCAGAACGTCCCGATGCTGGTGCAGATTTTCCTCTGGTATTTCGGCATTCCCACGTTATTTCCCGAAGAGGTGCAGGCCTGGACGAATACGCATAACAGCGAATTCCTGTTTGCGTTTATTGCGGTCGGGCTATGCATGGGCGCTTATATATCGGAGGATCTTCGCGCCGGCATCCGAACGATACCCCGATCGCAGATTGAAGCCTCCCGGGCATTGGGGCTGGGGTATGTACAAGCGTTCCGCCTGGTTGTATTTCCACAAGCGGTTCGAGTCGCTCTACCGACATTAATCAACCATACCGTACTGCTGTTCAAAAACACCAGCTTGGCAATGACCGTCGGCGTTGCGGAACTGACCTACGTAGCGAGAGAAATTGAGAGCCAGACATTTCACACCGCCGAAATTTACGCGGTGGTTACCGCCCTGTACTTGTTGGTCTCTTTGCTCATTATGTTTACCGGTTCCGTGCTCGAACAGCGCTACCGTATTAAGGCGAGGTAG
- a CDS encoding amino acid ABC transporter permease has product MSDILLIFKDNWLLLLVGQYPHGPLGGLAITFLLSIFGLLLAFPLSVAIALARVSPFRWLSVPATVLVYAVRGIPLVMLIFWVYFFVPLLIGQTVNGFTTMLVTLVIYQAAYLAEIIRAGIVGLPKGQTEAARAVGLSYMQTTVKVILPQALYNMMPAMISQFVSTIKETSLGYVISVNELTFAANQINSTLLTKPFEVFLILTVIYFLLCFSLTQLARYVERRINKKRAGEKKTIITELSTSASS; this is encoded by the coding sequence ATGAGCGATATCCTGTTAATTTTTAAAGATAACTGGTTGCTGTTGCTCGTGGGCCAATATCCTCATGGTCCGCTTGGCGGGTTGGCGATTACTTTTTTGCTTTCCATTTTTGGTCTGCTGCTCGCTTTCCCATTGAGCGTGGCTATCGCCCTGGCGCGCGTCAGCCCGTTCCGCTGGCTGAGCGTACCGGCTACCGTGCTGGTTTATGCGGTGCGCGGCATCCCATTGGTTATGCTGATTTTTTGGGTGTACTTTTTCGTCCCGCTGTTAATCGGCCAGACGGTGAACGGTTTCACCACCATGCTGGTGACGCTGGTGATTTATCAGGCGGCCTATCTCGCGGAGATCATCCGCGCCGGGATCGTCGGCCTGCCCAAAGGCCAGACTGAAGCCGCGCGCGCGGTAGGACTGAGCTATATGCAAACCACCGTAAAAGTGATCCTGCCGCAGGCGCTCTACAACATGATGCCGGCCATGATTAGCCAGTTTGTTTCGACCATAAAAGAGACCTCGCTGGGCTATGTCATCAGCGTGAACGAACTGACGTTCGCCGCTAATCAAATTAACAGCACGCTTCTGACCAAACCGTTCGAAGTCTTCCTGATTCTGACCGTTATTTATTTTTTACTTTGTTTTTCATTAACACAATTAGCTCGTTACGTAGAAAGGCGCATCAATAAAAAACGCGCCGGCGAGAAAAAAACAATAATTACTGAACTATCCACTTCAGCTTCAAGCTGA
- a CDS encoding amino acid ABC transporter ATP-binding protein: MMTNNTTRKVPMIVFKSVNKWYGDYHALNDVTAHISKGEVVVVCGPSGSGKSTLIRTVNRLEDIQQGSIQFDGQDIHSPALDLNKFRSHVGFVFQSFNLFPHLSVAENIMLAPVNVLKKKKSEARERAKELLHRVGLATKIDAYPGQLSGGQQQRVAIARALAMDPPAMLFDEPTSALDPEMVAEVLQVMKSLAREGMTMMCVTHEMNFAREVADRVLFMDNGCLVETSTPDAFFSNPQSERARKFLTELRSH; the protein is encoded by the coding sequence ATGATGACAAATAACACAACGCGCAAAGTACCAATGATTGTCTTTAAGTCAGTCAATAAATGGTATGGGGATTATCATGCGCTGAACGATGTGACAGCGCACATTTCCAAAGGCGAAGTAGTGGTTGTTTGCGGCCCTTCCGGGTCGGGAAAATCGACGCTGATCCGTACGGTAAATCGTCTGGAGGATATACAACAGGGGTCGATACAATTTGACGGGCAAGACATTCACTCGCCGGCATTGGATCTGAATAAATTTCGCAGCCATGTCGGATTTGTGTTTCAGAGCTTTAACCTTTTTCCCCACTTATCGGTGGCCGAGAATATTATGCTGGCGCCGGTCAACGTCCTGAAGAAAAAGAAAAGCGAAGCGCGGGAGCGGGCGAAAGAATTACTCCATCGCGTGGGGCTGGCGACCAAAATCGACGCGTATCCGGGCCAGCTCTCCGGCGGACAGCAGCAGCGGGTGGCTATCGCCCGCGCATTGGCGATGGATCCGCCCGCCATGCTGTTCGACGAACCGACCAGCGCGCTAGACCCGGAAATGGTCGCCGAAGTGTTACAGGTAATGAAGAGTCTGGCCAGAGAGGGGATGACCATGATGTGCGTCACGCACGAAATGAATTTCGCCCGTGAAGTAGCCGATCGCGTCTTATTTATGGATAACGGATGCCTGGTCGAAACCTCGACCCCGGATGCGTTTTTCTCAAATCCGCAGAGCGAGCGGGCGCGGAAATTCCTTACCGAGCTTCGCTCCCATTAG